A portion of the Pogoniulus pusillus isolate bPogPus1 chromosome 6, bPogPus1.pri, whole genome shotgun sequence genome contains these proteins:
- the NANOS1 gene encoding nanos homolog 1, translated as MEAFPGGKLEQHRHLPPVECLPGARYGGRSHSACGNVFNSWNDYLGLATLITKAVRPGKGFSAEQPSVVVAAAVPPAEEEEEEEEEEEAAGPYFEGALDLHDLALCGHHHHHHHSESLLEERFADFSPFPGRGGPAAVVLDCSGEHPGREGSPHAWGGVVVAGRLPTHPRAASRLLKPELQVCVFCRNNKEAVALYTTHILKGPDGRVLCPVLRRYTCPLCGASGDNAHTIKYCPLSKMQAAKQLKHARTALGKKSR; from the coding sequence ATGGAGGCTTTCCCCGGCGGTAAGCTGGAGCAGCACCGGCACCTTCCGCCCGTGGAGTGCCTGCCGGGCGCTCGGTACGGCGGCCGCAGTCACAGCGCCTGTGGGAACGTTTTCAACTCCTGGAACGATTACCTGGGGCTGGCCACGCTCATCACCAAGGCCGTGCGCCCCGGCAAGGGCTTCAGCGCCGAGCAGCCCTCGGTGGTGGTGGCGGCTGCCGTGCCGCCggccgaggaggaggaggaagaggaggaggaagaagaagcgGCGGGGCCGTACTTCGAGGGCGCGCTGGACTTGCACGACCTGGCCCTCTGCGggcatcaccatcatcatcaccacaGCGAGAGCCTGTTGGAGGAGCGCTTCGCCGACTTCAGCCCTTTTCCCGGGCGCGGCGGCCCGGCCGCCGTGGTGTTGGATTGCTCGGGGGAGCACCCGGGCCGGGAGGGCTCGCCCCACGCCTGGGGCGGGGTGGTGGTGGCGGGGAGGCTGCCGACCCACCCGCGGGCCGCCTCCCGCTTGCTTAAACCCGAGCTGCAGGTCTGCGTCTTCTGCCGGAACAACAAGGAGGCCGTGGCTCTCTACACCACCCACATCCTCAAGGGACCCGACGGCCGCGTTCTTTGCCCGGTGCTGCGACGCTACACCTGCCCCCTCTGCGGTGCCAGCGGCGACAATGCCCACACCATCAAATACTGTCCCCTCTCCAAAATGCAGGCGGCCAAACAGCTCAAACACGCCCGGACCGCCCTGGGAAAGAAGAGTCGTTAG